The Humulus lupulus chromosome 7, drHumLupu1.1, whole genome shotgun sequence region cagatcgggaagaacatggaagtgtacgttgacgacatgctagtcaagtcaaaaactgtcgataaccatgtttccgacttgGAGGAGTGCTTCAATGTAacgaacgccctagactaatacttacaaaacattctcataacatagtttataaaagaataccattcattatcaaagtctcagggggacttgtttaaaaccatgcaagttggcgcaacaagttttaaaataaaacatagatttttatgcaaagttcaaagaaaccaaaaattaaataactgagtcccactaataatttaggaaagtctcttaaaaacaaaacataatttaaatggcgttttgcgttgatcgtttttccgtccataggattaccccacaccatacaccccatgatgaaagaactcctcatgtcaccacgcgtgccataaagaaatcctatttgctacctggaaggaaagtaagggggtgagctaaaagcctagtaaggaagtacaaacaaataagcaagtaagaatacaacaaaaacaaacactaacgttcatctaaaacatcatggtatatcataacataatcgtaacatatcatcatatcataacataatcgtaacacactactacaaaattgacatgggacgatggttttaaaTCGTTGTATGGACTCTCATACGTCGGTTCTAGTACCGTCGtcccatgcaatgtcatgccatgtaaTGCATGAAACGACGGTTTAAATAAAAGCATCATCTCCTACCGTACATGAGACGATGGTTCCTATACAAACGTTGTCTCTTGTGGTACATGAGACAACAGTATCTGTGCAAGCATCATCCACTGCAGTAAATGAGACGACAGTTCCTACTCAAGCGTCATCTTCTGcagtacatgagatgacaatttatgtgcaagcatcgTCCCCTGTAATACATAAGACAACAATTTTGTGGAGACCGACGTCCCATGTAGAATATggaaatttttttatttctttattttcaactactatattcattcataatttctTGTGTAATTACAACATGGTTCAGCCAGAATCAATAGGCAAACAAAATAATCAATAGAACTCAGTATGTTCCAAATTTAAAAATTACAATAACAAAATATACACTTGTAATAACTATGTAAGGGATAACTAAAAACtacaattagtatattttttaattatgatttcaaaagttactctaGCTATGACTCATCCGCTCAAGAAGCCTGGCTGCCCATTGAATTCTTCCAAAAGGTTACGCATTTTTAAAGCTTCTTCCAAGTAATTGTCCTACAGAAATTTGGAAGCTTTCAGCCTCAAACTTGGCCTTAATTCAAAAGACAACATAAGATAACTTCAAATTCTTATGGTTACCTGATTCATGTCAATCGTCTCGAGAGCTTCTCCTCTCGTGAAAATTATAACATGGTTTTGGTTTTCTGGCTTTCGTTCTCCTATCTTGGCTGAACTCGATAATTTTATCCGATATATTTCCTTTAAACCGGTACCAAAACAATCAGTTGTATATCATAAGGCATAGAAGCACAATTATTGTTCTCAATATTTACCTGATCAAGATTATCAACAGCTTTCACCAAAACTGAATAATAAACTTTATGTACTTTTCCTCCTTCATTCTCTTCAACTTCATCAATATATTCCACCCTAAGAGAAGGATTACTgtacaaaggaaaaaaaattaaattcttgAATGAAATGAAGAAATGACATGTAACATTAATTAACAAACGGAGAACATACTTGACCATCAAGTTCAGGATGTCTGTTGCACGACGATCTCCACTTCACGTCTGGTTGCCATAGTTTTGACAGGTAGCGATATATGTGAATTTCATGTCAGCAACTGCTTCTAATTGTGCATAAAGAGATCGTTGGCTTTTTTTATCTTCCTCTGATGGAACTGTTATGGCTTTGTAGCCTCCAAGTATCTCTGTTCACAGcaagaaattacaaacataaagaaaatataactaCTTACACTACCTCATATGGACAGAGATCAGGAAAAACATTGATTGTGTTCATAGGCAAACACCACTGGCATATAATAAACATGCACAATTAAAGTGTACTAAGAACTAAGAGCTTGATAGACATTGATTCCTAAAACCCAAAAAAAGAGGACTAGGAAGTAAGAGTTTGTTAGATTGATTCTAAACTTCTAAAGCTTTAATAACTTTTGCATGATTTTTTAGCACAATCCTATTTTTTCAAGTGAAATAAAATTGACTACAACACAGAAAGATACACTATAAATTTTATGAAGCAACTGAGATCTTGTTTTCAGAAGACAGAATAGTTGATGATTTCTGTAAAAGCTACAATCCCAAAAAGGCCTTAATATATGAAAGCACTAGAATTTGCAACAAGATCTTTAGAAGTCTCTTGGTTAAAGATTTGGGTGAAAATACTCTTACCACTTTCATTGGCCATGTCAAGGAAAGCCTGAAGCTTCAAAGCTCATCTGTAGTACATCATTCCTCGAACTGAAACACAAAAAATAGTCAGTACAACAAgctgattaatactatgaaacatgAGAAAGGAATGCATCCAATACTTGTTCTGCAGAGAGTTTGTCCTCTTAGGGAGACCCAGTGACGAAGCTGTAAAATGTTTTCCTCAGTTTCCCATATCTCACTATCTTTTTTACAATTAATTCGCTCCATGAAGTTATTCCACTCATCTGCAGGTTGCGAAATGATTAAATACCGAATTCAGAATGTGGTCATTAAATCAAATAGAAAATTTACTGTGAAACAAAGTTAAAAGACAGAATCACACACCTGGGAAAATTTTCTGCAAGTAATATAAGATTGATACACTATCTTCATTTTCCAACTCAAGGTCAGTTTTAGAGTAAACTGTCTCCTCACTGTAGTATGGAGTCATGACACTGCCAGTAGCAGGAAATTAAGATACAAATCATGCAGTcaatatttcattttatgagCCTAAGCTATGCTGGCTGCAAGAATATAATATATTGCAGATAAAATATATCCTGCAAATACAAGGATAGAAACATACACTAAACTCCTAGCCAATTTGTTCCATGAATATAACCCCCAGGAAAAAGTAAGTGAAATAATATATGCTTTTAAATATTCAacgtttaaaaaaatatataagaaataatGCCAGTAGAAGCTACAGGccactttctgggttttgaaaggTACTGGTAGATCATATGCTGAGGCCTTAAAAGACCTTGCTATTCTAATTACAAGTACCCTGACTAGTTTCAAGAAGGTTCAGGTGTATGGAATTAATATGTTCCATGTTTATGAGTTAAGAACTTTTATCGAACCTGAAAGAAAGCATTTTCCGGACTTTGGGGGCACGTGGCATATCCATGAACAGTGAATTTGTGAAAAATGAGATTCTTCTACATGCTTCGAGGTTAGTTGGTACATCAGTAGCAGATTCCTTCACTGTCAACAAGAGGTATAGGCGTCTTATCTAGAATGATGGCAAGCAATAAGCATGTTTCAGTTAAATAGTTACAACAGATTGCAGTTAAAATGCATCTGAGTCTAAATTTTTATACCTGTTCTTCCCACTGAGTTGTGACAACTAGGGGGAATGCTATGGCAGGTCTTGTATCAGTATCTGCAAAAAGTTGTCTCCCAGTATCCTTGCTGCTATGACCAACTTCAAGCAATTCC contains the following coding sequences:
- the LOC133792781 gene encoding callose synthase 5-like, giving the protein MVCRIISIIIKEVESSISKNLLLANFRMGPLPTLCKKFVELVEILKDAEPSNKDTVVLLLLQDMLEVVTRDMMVNELRELLEVGHSSKDTGRQLFADTDTRPAIAFPLVVTTQWEEQIRRLYLLLTVKESATDVPTNLEACRRISFFTNSLFMDMPRAPKVRKMLSFSVMTPYYSEETVYSKTDLELENEDSVSILYYLQKIFPDEWNNFMERINCKKDSEIWETEENILQLRHWVSLRGQTLCRTIRGMMYYR